In the genome of Pelagibacterium nitratireducens, one region contains:
- a CDS encoding tripartite tricarboxylate transporter permease, giving the protein MDLLPLLTLGLQVATNPVNLLYCLLGVTLGTAIGVLPGVGPIITIALLLPLSFGLPAEASIILLAGIYYGASYGGSTTSILVNLPGEASSAVTCIDGHQMAKQGRAGAALAVAALGSFFAGTIGTLLIALAGPPLAAIAMRFGAAEYAALVFAALLMVATMTRGGAIKGIGVALLGVIFGLGGSDVMTGVFRFTFGIPELRDGVDFAVLAVGLFAIAEIVGNTSKQSGETITTSAIGKLWPTRQDFRDAWPAVLRGTGIGSLLGVLPGAGVAMSSFSAYMVEKSVAREPERFGAGAIEGVAAPESANNAASQTGFIPTLLLGIPGSPVMALLLGAFMIHGVAPGPRMMTDHAPLFWGLIASMWIGNLFLVVLNLPLIGLWVRLLKVPYHWLYVFVLAFACVGVFTMGSSSFQIYALVFFGLLGYLLRAAGLSPALFILGFILGPMFEENFRRAMAVSHGDPFVFFQRPISLIFVLLGLSVLVLATTAFVRRGREEAEEA; this is encoded by the coding sequence ATGGATCTGCTTCCGCTTTTGACACTCGGCCTTCAGGTCGCCACCAATCCCGTCAATCTCCTTTATTGCCTTTTGGGTGTGACCTTGGGCACAGCCATTGGCGTCTTGCCCGGTGTGGGGCCAATCATCACCATTGCGCTTCTGCTACCGCTCAGTTTCGGGTTGCCCGCAGAGGCTTCGATCATCCTGTTGGCCGGCATCTATTATGGTGCCTCTTATGGCGGCTCGACGACCTCAATTCTGGTCAACCTGCCAGGTGAAGCGTCCTCCGCGGTTACCTGTATCGATGGGCATCAGATGGCCAAACAGGGACGGGCAGGGGCCGCGCTGGCCGTTGCCGCGCTGGGTTCGTTTTTTGCCGGCACGATCGGCACCTTGCTGATCGCACTAGCCGGGCCACCTCTTGCAGCCATCGCCATGCGCTTCGGCGCGGCGGAATATGCGGCACTGGTGTTTGCAGCGCTCCTCATGGTGGCCACCATGACACGCGGGGGTGCAATAAAGGGAATAGGCGTGGCCCTTCTGGGCGTTATTTTCGGGCTGGGTGGTTCCGATGTCATGACGGGCGTCTTCCGCTTCACCTTTGGCATTCCCGAATTGCGGGACGGTGTCGATTTCGCGGTGCTTGCCGTTGGGCTGTTCGCCATTGCCGAAATCGTCGGCAATACCTCCAAGCAGTCCGGGGAAACCATCACAACCAGCGCTATCGGGAAGCTCTGGCCAACGCGGCAGGACTTTCGAGACGCCTGGCCCGCCGTTCTGCGTGGCACAGGCATCGGCTCTCTGCTTGGGGTGTTGCCAGGAGCCGGCGTGGCGATGAGTTCCTTTTCGGCTTATATGGTCGAAAAGAGCGTGGCCAGGGAACCTGAGCGCTTCGGCGCCGGCGCCATCGAAGGGGTGGCCGCACCGGAATCGGCCAACAATGCCGCCTCCCAGACCGGCTTTATTCCCACGCTGCTGCTCGGCATTCCCGGCAGTCCCGTGATGGCGCTGCTGCTGGGAGCCTTCATGATCCACGGCGTGGCACCGGGGCCGCGCATGATGACCGATCATGCGCCGCTGTTCTGGGGGCTGATCGCCTCTATGTGGATCGGCAATCTGTTTCTCGTTGTCCTCAATCTGCCGTTGATCGGGCTCTGGGTGCGATTGCTCAAGGTCCCCTATCACTGGCTCTACGTTTTCGTTTTGGCCTTTGCCTGTGTCGGGGTCTTCACGATGGGGTCGTCCTCCTTTCAGATCTATGCTCTCGTGTTCTTTGGGTTGCTTGGTTATCTGCTGCGCGCGGCAGGGCTGAGCCCGGCTCTTTTCATCCTGGGCTTCATCCTGGGGCCGATGTTTGAGGAAAACTTCAGGCGCGCAATGGCGGTGTCTCATGGCGATCCCTTCGTTTTCTTCCAGCGCCCGATCAGCCTGATATTTGTATTGCTCGGCTTGTCCGTCCTCGTCCTGGCCACCACGGCCTTTGTTCGCCGGGGCCGCGAAGAGGCAGAGGAAGCCTAG